GGGCAAGGTTTCTGAAGTTCCAAGACTTGATCTGATTTCTACCCTTCAAACAGCTCTCCAAGTTGAGTCAGTTCTTTTATGTCTGCTGAAAAGAAATACTTTGACACGTGTGTACCTTATTAAGTAAGAAAAAAGTCGGTTTGCCTTAGAGGACATTTAAACATGGTATCAGCTGAGCAAAGTAGTGTAGAAAGGACATTAAAACTTACACACACGCATTGATAATACAGAGTTGTAGACTTTACAGTTTAATGAATAAGCTAAAGAAAAGTCATGTCTATTAAAAGTATGTGAAGTGTCATTTTTCAGCTCAGAGCTATTCAAAGTATATTTATTACACAAGAAATGAACCTATTTACAACAACTTTAACCCATCTGAAAAtaatattagtaaaaaaaaaagtatataacaGGCATTTGTGTTTTACTCTTTTTGGATCAAAATTTGGTATCAAACAATAGCAACTGTTTTTTGACACTTGATATAATCTAAACATTGATGTTACTGCCATAACACTGTTTTCATGTGTTAAGTTTTTTCCTGCTGTCCTCATGCGTTACATAAACAGCACTAAACACTGGCAGCACAGCTTCAGCAACGAGTTAGTTCATGTAAGTGTCTGAGAACAAAATAAATGTGAAGTAAACACTGTGTTACATGTACAGGGATGTGCCCAGAGCTGTTTTTGACCATTTGATaaattaacattatttatctgTTCGCTATGACTGATTCAAACTATGGTCTATATGCCTGAAAATCACAGAAAGTTTCCCAAATTGACCTGTTGAACACGAACTGTGTTGTGTAATGTATGGGTCTGCTGACTGTAGTGAGTCATGTGACGTGTCATGTGAGGACACAGTTTATGTTTTGGGGAAACACAGAGATTCCTTGTGTTCAGTGTTACTTAATACTGATCACACGTGTACTTTTTCACAATAACAAGTTCTAATTCATCTCTAGCAGCAAGTATTGATTGAAAACTGTCTGCTTGGTTAATCATTGATTGTTTTTCATCAGAGAAAGACGGAAGATGTCAATTATAATGTAACTTGTCCTAAAGACTGTGCAATAGTTTTAAATTTGCAAAGTTGTTAAAGAGGGaaatcataaaagctcatattttaGAGGCTGGGAAAAGGAGAATGGTTGGCTTAAGGATTATCAGAACACTTAACAGTTAATTTTCAATTTGTTGACACACAGATGTCAGGTATTTAAGGTTTCCAACAAATTCTTCGTCAACTCTTTAACTTTTCTcattaagtttttcttttctctctaaaTTTTACTACATACACAACCAGATGTCTCAAATCAACATTTAACTTTGTTCTGTTGTAAAACTGTAGATTGTTTTGATGCATTTAATCAGTTTATTTGAGTCTAAACTGGTCCTTTTAAGGCTCATTAATCTGATGCTGTTGAGATCAAACATTGAAACACCCAATTATTGATTCAGCTCTCAGTTTTTTTCTATCTCATTACATCATTGTCTATTagattatttgtattttactaaTTAATTTGTAGCTTTTGCTGTTCAGAAGCTGTTTTTGAAAAGACTTACTCTTGGTATTTTCTGTGCAGGTGCGGCACCTCTACATCTGCGACTTCCACAAGAACTTCATCCAAAGCGTTCGCAACAAGAGAAAGAGGAAGACGAGCGATGATGGAGGAGAATCCCCGGATCATGACGTGGAGGTGCCTGAGGTGAGGCTTGAGACACGGTGCAGCATTTTTATGGAAATGCAACCATCATTTAACTATGTCACCTATGTAAAGGTCTATCTGTCAAAGTAAGTTGAGGGCATTTAAGTACATTTTTGAAATAGAGGTGGATTGGTTGAATTAGTCACATTATTGCAGTCTTGTTCTTAATAGCAGAGCAGCATGACATTTACAGATGGCATGAAAAGGAGATTTGAAGGAGAATGTGTGTCATGTAGGTCTTGAATGTCTTAAAAAGTAGGGAATTTTtaaacgctgttttccagaccttgaaaagtctggaatttgctgtgaaagtcttaaagtatggaaaaatgtttctcatagttgaattttggCATATACTCAATGGCACATAAAtgttgtaagataagaaatacatgaggaaagcatataaaaacacaatatgatttcactaaccggtcggtaCTGGAGTGAttttagtgaaacttgtttgtgtgatatccatgcagttttgtgattttcatatgtcttgaaaacgtttctgtccgtaaagcataatttactgtgaattatgcatccattcattcattcatttattaaacaGAATGTTTCTGCTACACACAACATGTACAatttcaaccaaaaaagtaggaacgcaagtataaaagtacataaagtcaaggtctggggggggggggggggggggggggggttgcagttttgaaaaagtctggaaaaaatctggaatttttatttggataaagaacaaACAAGCTAATGTAACTACAAAAGAAGAAAATTGACATCCATTGACATATTCAAGCTATGTAACTCTACAACTCTGCtctatggaatagaatagaaatagaatagactttattgtcataacacaggctgtgcaacaaaattgcaggtggtctctgccagcaacAGTACACTTAGAactaataataacacaataaaatacagacatatattaaaaaaataaaaaatagcgcGCAATAGATATATGTGCAAATTACAGCTATACTGTGTAAGGTAAAATCAAGGCATCATTAATAGATCAGTAATGGTCAACTGATGGGAAAACGCAGGTTTAATGATCTGATCTGTGCGATCCATAACAGATTTTAAAACAGGATCGAGCCGTTTGAGTGTCCTAACAGTAACCTGTAACAGTATTAAGGGCACTGATGTGGAGAAGGTGTAAAATTAAACCCTGAATCTGTTCCTCTTTCAGGTTGACCTTTTCCAGCTGCAGGTGAACACATTGAGACGCTACAAGCGACACTACAAGctgcagaccagaccaggactcaACAAGGCCCAGCTGGCAGAGGTACAGAACACAGTCCTCACTGTACAAACCAACAATTAAACCTGTGCTTTGGCGTAATATTGATTTAATCTGCATTCTCTAATGGTAGTTATGTGTTTTTAAGGCTTTTTAGGGCAGTTTCTATGAAGTAGTAGATGATTTTCTTGATttatcaattatttttttcttctaaaaggtCTCGTAAGATGTTGAAAAAATATTGATCACTGTTTCCTAAAGCTGCATATGATAtgttaaaatattacatttgATCTACAACCTGAAGATTTTCAGTTTACTGTTATCGAGAAGGAGAGAAACTGTAACATATTAGAGACTGGAACCAGAAAATTTCTTGTACTATTGAAGCAGTTTTCAACATAATTGGTAGCTAATTCAGCTGTAGATTATTAATGCATTATCAAAGACATAACACAGCTTTGTAGAAGTGTTAAATGTATAATGTTAAATAACATTAACAGCACAATATTTACTCTaagtctacattcagactgcaggcaaatgtggcccaaatctgatttttttcccccatatgtgacctgtatccgatctgtcaaagacagtttgaacagcacaaatccgacccaggccactttcatatgtggtcctaaatccgatacgtatctgatattttgcgatgcagcttcagtctgaacggccaggtcgcgtttatccaacctttacgtcactgaaatgcgacaaacatcacaattctacaTCCCAGAAGGAGAagcggcaggaaaaacatatttacttccataaacacagttcgtgcctgcatggtcacgtattccgtcaggacctcttttgcgcatgcgggtcacttcagggtcacattcagttcatactcaaaactgatagaagtcggcatttaatgtgtaatatgaacaagcacacaaaaaaaatcggatttcaccaaaaaatccaaattgtgcattaagacctgctgtctgaacgtagccaaagtCACTGAATTTACCCTATAATgaacatctgattttttttaatttttttttttttcctaaaacaaCTTTCAAGTAGAAAACAAATTCTCTCTGAGTCCCTACCCAGCAGCCACTGGGACAGCTGGTAGTGGTTTGTGGCTGCTGACTGGTGCTGTATTGATGATGTGGGAGGTTCATTAATAGGAAAAGCCCAAACTTGTCTAAAAGCCGGGGAAACGCTGAACGTAGTCAGTGTTCATTAATTTCCTACTGTTAACCCGACAGCTCAGTCACAGGAGAGCTCCACGTGCAGGAATGATTTGTTAGGACGAGGACTGAACCAGCTGCAGGAAACCCTGAGAGTCCACCTGTCGATTCAGCAAATTAGTCCAACAATCTCCATGACCAATTAgtttggaaaaaaactggcagtagCACATATGCAACGGAAAAATAGGTAAAGCAGAACAGATGAGAAGCACCTAATGACGCCGTATTACAGACATTTAATGTTGATGTTAATACAGATGAACAAGAGTCCAACTACTGCAACATCTGaacatacactacatggacaaaagtattgggacacacatgttgaattcaggtgtttcttttctaacaggggtccgggatacaaaacaataatgacaaatgccataatatagttttatagtgggataaatatcattgcattggttagttttgtttaaatagttatctttgtttccaaaatgcctcagagatagattttacttaaaaaaaaatctcccattaaactttaaatattGATGTtcttatctcaaatcatcatgtacaggacatcttacagctgtagccatgatgtgtcccaatatttatgtttatatagtttgtaaacatcaatatttccttaaggtttaatgggagatttttcttccttagtgagatgcgaggaaagtagatggttagttgtgggagaaaatgattatttacagtcagagcaggaaaaatattttagaaattttgagatggaacatttaaaatcataagtcacaagtcacaacactggatgcttggaatacagcgtgctgtgagcgtgctcatgctgtggcaaaagagcagagggaatattaacaaatgtcggaaaaatgggaaaatgcaagtttcagcagaagtggttggaggagaaactattcagaacctggttaaagcctgtcgatggtAAACCGTCCTAAAACTATTTATAAaattgtatctgcagttggacatgggcattaaatttgtttaacgtggcattaaaaagggcattaaaaactTTAAATTAGATGTGCTGATACCTGTAGAAACCCTGATATTGTggcaagcaacataactgaatgaaacagacagctttttgaaatcttgatatataaattatatacaaattattaaaaaaaaaacttctggcACCAAAAGGGTTAATACTGTGACATTCCTCTGCTGTACTATTTATCTTGCACAAGAGGCAGAAATGTGGAGCAACTTTAAATGTTGTCTTTTCCAAGTTATCCGTCACAACCCTAAGAATATAAAGTTACCAAAATGCACGACTAATGGAAACCAGTGGAACGTTTTCACCGTTCGACTAAGTGACTCAAACAGTTGTCATATGTTgaccaggtttttcaagaaaatatgCGCAGAGACATTTGTTTTAACCTCTTTTCCACCTCCTCTGCAGACGGTAAGTCGTCACTTCAGGAATATTCCGGTGAACGAGAAGGAGACGCTGACCTACTTCATTTACATGGTGAAGAGCAGCAAGAGCCGGTTGGACCAGAAAGCAGACGGCAGCAAACCACTGGACTAaacgcgtttttttttttccagcagcagCAAACGACAACAACTacgacaaaaatgtacaagtgacGACCGACCAGCGTCTACAGAAAccatccaaaaaaacaaacaaacaaaaaaaaaaacattaaacaccACTAACAGCaatgacaaccaaaaccatctcctcCTGAAACCAGTAGCCGTCCTGCTCCTCCTCCAGAACTCAAAGTCCTGCTGTCGTTAGAGGATGATCTATGGAAACTGGAGGAACATTTAAGGTGGGAGAACCTCTTTGTCGCATGTTGTCACGATGGTCAATCTTCCTCTTAGGCactctctgcaaaaaaaaaaaatggaaataaggGTCTGAAAGGCCTACAGACTGTCGAGGACCAGGACTCACTCCGCAGGGTCACCATGCTGTAATGTAAATGTCGATATGTACAAAATAACAGCGTCCGATCGCAAGTAACTCTGTTGAATGCAATGTACCATATATATAGCTGCCTtaagagtaaaaacaaaacacctttttttgGTAATTTGGGTATTTCACGGTGAGGAATGCTTGTGCCAAACGGGAAAGAGTGGCAGCACTGAATGATGCTGAGTTGGAGTTTATGAATGAATGGATTTTTGGAAAGTCTTTTTGCTAAAATCACGTCCAGGGATAAAGGCTCAGGTCCGGTTCGATAAACAAAACTGATCTAAAAACACTTTAATCTGTACGTAAGGTTTTAAAAGCACCACTTATGATTAACATGAGTTTAGAACTGTCCACGATTGTCTGATTTATAAAGTTTACATGAAGGGAAATTGAAGTTGAAGCCTTTGAATTCAGCTGTTCAGATCTGGGTTAGATGTAGATTGGATCAATTCGGCTGATTTAATCCGCGCATTTGTGATGTTTTACGATCGATCAGCATCAAGAGAAAGTAGCATCGACATCAGCGAGTAGCTAACCTTAAAATTATCGACTGGAATAAGTGACTTTGAAGGAACGAAGGCTTAAAAATGGGTAATTT
The Sphaeramia orbicularis chromosome 14, fSphaOr1.1, whole genome shotgun sequence DNA segment above includes these coding regions:
- the sap30l gene encoding histone deacetylase complex subunit SAP30L; protein product: MNGFSTEEDSHDGPPAPPFYGQSCCLIEDGERCGRPAGNASFSKRIQKSISQKKLKLDIDKSVRHLYICDFHKNFIQSVRNKRKRKTSDDGGESPDHDVEVPEVDLFQLQVNTLRRYKRHYKLQTRPGLNKAQLAETVSRHFRNIPVNEKETLTYFIYMVKSSKSRLDQKADGSKPLD